The nucleotide sequence AATATTCTGTCACAGAAGACCATGCATGCTCGACGACGGCTGAAAACGAATTGACACCGTCAACCGACCAGTTCCTTGGCTTCATCAATTCTTTCAATAATTTTGCCTTGAACCGATCAACACAACCAGCTAGCTGCACGCTTGTATGTAGGAGTACGTACTTGTGCCGCCTGTATATATACACATAAGCATAGGCACTTGAGAGGCCAAGCACCAGAACAGCAAAGCTAGCGAGTAATCCCAGGCTCCCAGCACATTAACACACGGCCACACACTGCTACCACAGCCACTAATCTCAGGTGATCACTGAATCAAGCAGGCGAAGATGGTGCACGCCGCGACAGCCGAGCGCTTCAGCAGCGTGTTCGCCTCCTTCGACCGCGACGCCGACGGCAAGATCTCGGCGGCGGAGCTGCGGCAGTGCATGAAGGCGGCGCTGGGCGAGGACGTTTCGGTGGAGGACGCCGAGGCGCTCGTGGCATCGGCAGATGCCGACGGCGACCGGCTGCTGAATGAGGAGGAGTTCCTCAAGCTGCTGGCGCGGCCGGAgacagaggcggaggaggagcggtGCAGGGGGCTGAGGGAGGCGTTCGCGATGTACGAGGTGAAGGGAGAAGGCTGCATCACGCCGGCGAGCCTGATGCGGATGCTCGCCAGGCTGGGGTCCGAGCAGGGCATCGAGGAGTGCCGCGCCATGATCCGCAGTTTTGATCTGAATGGAGATGGAGTTGTTTGCTTCGACGAGTTCAAGGTCATGATGGATGCCTAGCAGCTTTTTGTCCATCGGCCAGTCTACTGAATTCTGATCCTGATACTTGGCTACAGTTTTAACCTGTACACAGTTTACTAGGTACTTAATCTATTTCGCCAGGGAATATTGAACAGATTCATCTAATACTTGGCACTATGTTGGCTTGCTCCGTTTGGTTGGAGTAGTAGTGGCGCGGGTCTTATAAACCGAAATGGATAAAGTACTAGTGTTGTGTCATCGAACACAGGTTTATATTTGTTCGTTGAGCGGTACAGACGTGTTTTATTTCATGAACCAGAGACAAAcgcggggggtggggggaggggggggggggggggggggggaggggggtgggggagcATCACGTGCGTTCGGATCGCTGCCAAGCCcgtgtctgaccgccctggcccaccaaaaacacCTCCATCTCCTGCGCGCTTTTTCCGTCTGAAACGCTCAGCGGCGCTCCATAGTGGCAATGCCGCATTCATCCCCGttcagagcggacgtgacctctcactagcgccggcattgaaTCGGCGCGCCCGCCGAGAGAGTGTCGCCCATACCGCTTACTGATGCAGGTGATTGCTCCGTGTTCAAACGACAGGACGGTTGTCCGTCCGTCCGCCTACTGCCCACCTTAATGACACACGGTTGCCGAGGCAGATACTTCCGCGCCACCCGTCTATCCCTCTACCGATTACCATTGTTATATAAACTGATGCATCGGTCATAGCCGCAGTCACCCAACTCCGATTCCTTTCTACTCTCCGCGGCACTCTCACCATGGCTTTCTCACGCTACAAAGCTATCTCGGACGGACTTACGACGGACCACAAGAAGAAAATGGGCGCCATTGCTGTCGGAGGATGACGACGCCCCAATGGAGGATGCGGCCGACGATGAGCTGACGGCACCCTCCTCGTCTGTGCCACCCTCTTCCTCTTTCGTGCCACCCTCCCCAaagcattgcaccatgaccatcagtaAGGCTCGTGCCCATTACATGGACATTGTGCGGGAGGAGCAGTTTCGAAAaagcgcaggccgacgccgcctacaaccaccagctCCTCCAGCAGCACCAGTAGGCGGAGGAATAGCTCGCTGTCGGTAGGACTATTGCACCGGACGTGAAGCTGCTCGAGTCTTACCGCTCCGCCTGCGAGATCcgcctccactagtagaaaaagggtcaaatttgaagcacattagtgtcggtttgaatttgagtcggcactaatgtgttcattagtgccggttccaacggctaggcgggcagacatcattagtaccggttcgtgggcaacctttagtatcggttcatgccacaaaccggtattaatgaggctgtgtcaggctgtggtcaggctggggcccccatgaagacctttagtaccggttcatggcatgaaccggtactagagtttcttagtaagctgatttttagtcccacctcgcaaagagagaggcagtatgagcggcttataagccgtgagtgcagagacgatgaaggagaggtgcaatgctcacctgcacattGCTTAGCTTCATgcctttcggaatagcatagattgcacggagctatgtgcagtgcagtcttacactattccgaaaggcttgaagctaattaaccagaattgcacctcttttttatttttaataacttatttgaactccgaactttttgtgttcagtatgcagcattcaaagcgacgtcatcaatttccaacatgttctgacatcatttgttgtttttcagtcatttaccaatttgtttagagagctaaatgaccgtgaaactgaaaatcactacaaaatgaaatctgaaaatgtcaaaacttggcatggtatcatcatttcacccgcatagcatgtgcgaaagagtagagagggtcacggcaaaaactggacgaacttcatgtacaaactggacaatgtctttcggagtatcaggatttcagacgataactcatctgttacacgtgcacttcaatgttttttaaacttatttgaactccagaaattttttgcgttcagtatgcagcattcaaaccgacgtcatcaatttgcaacacgttctgacatcatttgctattttcagtcatatactgatttgtttagagagctaaatgaccatgaaattgaaaatcactacaaaaagaactatgaaagttttgaaacttggcatggtatcatcatttcacccgcatagcatgtgcgaaagaaaagagagggtcacgacaaaaactggatgcacttcgtgtacaaactagacaatgtcttttggagtatcagggtttcggacgagaactcatctgttacacgggcacttcaatgttttttaaacttatttgaaatcccgacttcttttgcgttcagtatgcagcattcaaaatgatgtcatcaatttccaacacattctgacatcatttgctgtttttcagtcatttaccgatttgtttagagagctaaatgaccgtgaaattgaaaatcactacaaaatgaactctgaaaatgttgaaacttggcatggtatcatcatttcacccgcatagcatgtgaaaaagagtagagagggtcacggcaaaaactattggaaatatgccctagaggcaataataaaatggttattattatatttctttgttcatgataattgtctattattcatgctataattgtgttatccggaaaccgtaatacatgtgtgaatatatagaccacaacacgtccctagtgagcctctagttgactagctcgttgatcaaaaaatagtcctggtttcctgactatggacattggatgccattgataacgggatcacatcattaggagaatgatgtgatggacaagacccaatcctaagcatagctcaaagatcgtgtagttcgtttgctatagcttttccgaatgtcaagtatcatttccttagaccatgagattgtgcaactcccggataccgtaggtgtgctttgggtgtgccaaacgtcacaacataactgggtgactataaaggtacactacgggtatctccgaaagtgtctcttgggttggcacgaatcaagactgggatttgtcactccgtacgacggagaggtatctctgggcccactcggtaatgcatcatcataatgagctcaatgtgaccaagtggttgatcacgggatcatgcattacggtacgagtaaagtgacttgccggtaacgagattgaacgaggtattgggataccgacgatcgagtctcgggcaattaacgtaccgattgacaaagggaatttcatacgggattgatcgaatcctcaacatcgtggttcatccgatgagatcatcgaggagcatgtgggagccaacatgggtatccagatcccgctgttggttattgaccggagagtcgtctcggtcatgtttgcgtgtctcccgaacccgtaaggtctacacacttaaggtacggtgacgctagggttgttgagatattagtatacggtaacccaaaagttgttcggagtcccggatgagatcccggacgtcacgaggagttccggaatggttcgtaggtgaagatttatatataggaagtcaagtttcggccatcgggaaggttttcggggtaatcggtattgtaccgggaccaccggaagggtcccgggggtccaccgggtggggccacctatcccggagggccccatgggctgaagtgggaggggaaccagccccagatgggctggtgcaccccccatgggcctcccctgcgcctagggttggaaaccctaggggtgggggcaccccacttggcttggggggcactccaccccccttggccgccgcccccccttggagatggcatctcctagggccggcgcccccctaggggtcctataaatagtgggaggggagggagggcagccacaccctagcccctggcgtctccctctccctcttgggacactcctccctctccctgagcttggcgaagccctaccgagatcaccgttgcttccaccaccacgccgtcgtactgctggatcttcatcaacctctccttcccccgtgctggatcaagttggaggagacgtcttcccaaccgtacgtgtgttgaacgcggaggtgccatccgttcggcgctagatcatcggtgattttgatcacgacgagtacgactccatcaaccccgttctcttgaacgcttccgcgcgcgatctacatgggtatgtagatgcactcccctctccctcgttgctagaagactccatagatcgatcttggtgatgcgtataaaattttaaaattcagctacgttcaccaacagtggcatcatgagctaggtctattcgtagtttctatgcacgagtagaacacaaagcagttgtgggcgtggatattgtcaatttgcttgctgttactagtcttatcttgattcggcggcatcgtgggatgaagcggcccggaccgaccttacacgtacgcttacgtgagactagttccaccggttgacatgcactagttgcataaggtggctggcgggtgtctgtctctcccactttagtcggatcggattcgatgaaaagggtccttatgaagggtaaatagaaattggcatatcaagttgtggttttggcgtaggtaagaaacgttcttgctagaaacctatagcagccacgtaaaaacttgcaacaacaattagaggacgtctaacttgtttttgcagcatgtgtcgtgtgatgtgatatggataaaaggatgtgatgaatgatatatgtgatgtatgagattgatcatgttcttgtaataggaatcacgacttgcatgtcgatgagtatgacaaccggcaggagccataggagttgtcttaatttatttatgacctgcgtgtcaacataaacgtcatgtaattactttactttattgctaaagcgttagccatagtagtagaagtaatatatgacgagacaacttcaagaagacacgatgatggagatcatgatgatggagatcatggtgtcatgccggtgacaacgatgatcatgaagccccgaagatggagatcaaaaggagcaaatgatattggccatatcatgtcaatatttgattgcatgtgatgtttatcatgttttacatcttatttgcttagaacgacggtagcttaaataagatgatccctcgtaataatttcaagaaagtgttccccctaactttgcaccgttgtgaaggttcgttgtttcgaagcaccacgtgatgatcgggtgtgatagcttctaacgttcgaatacaacgggtgtaagccagatttacacacgcaatacacttaggttgacttgaggagcctagcatgtatagacatggcctcggaacacggaagaccgaaaggtcgagcatgagtcgtatagaagatacgatcaacaggaagatgttcaccgatgttgactagtccgtctcacgtgatgatcggacacgacctagttaactcggatcatgtttcacttagatgactggagggatgtctatctgagtgggagttcattgaataatttgactagatgaacttaattatcatgaatttagtctaaaatctttacactatgtcttgtagatcaaatggcccacgctaatgttgccctcaacttcaacgcattcctagagaaaaccaagatgaaagacgatggcagcaactatacagactgggtccggaacctgaggatcatcctcatagctgccaagaaagattatgtcctagaagcaccgctaggtgacgcaaccatcccgagaaccaagacgttatgaacgcttggcagtcacgtgctgatgattactccctcgtttagtgcggcatgctttactccaaaagcgttttgagagacacggagcatatgagatgttcgaagagctgaaaatggtttttcaagctcatgcccgggtcgagagatatgaagtctccgacacgttcttcagttgtaagatggaggaaaacagttctgtcagtgagcacgtattcaaaatgtctgggttgcataaccgcttgactcagctgggagttaatctcccggatgacgcggtcattgacagaatccttcagtcgcttccaccgagctacaagagttttgtgatgaacttcaatatgcaggggatggaaaagaccattcctgaggtatattcaatgctgaaatcagcggaggtggaaatcaaaaaaggaacatcaagtgttgatggtgaataaaaccactaagttcaagaaaggcaagggtaaaaagaacttcaagaaggacggcaagggagttgccgcacccggtaagcaagctaccgggatgaagccaaagaatggacccaagcccgagactgagtgtttttattgcaagggaagtggtcactggaagcggaactacccgaaatacttagcggacaagaaggccggcaacactaaaggtatatgtgatatacatgtaattgatgtgtaccttaccagtactcgtagtagctcctgggtatttgataccggtgcggttgctcacatttgtaactcaaagcaggagctgcagaataagcggagactggcgaaggacaaggtgatgatgcgcgtcggaatggttccaaggtcgatgtgatcgccgtcggcacgctacctctacatttacctacgggattagttttaaacctcaacaattgttatttagtgccagctttgagcatgaacattgtatcaggatctcgtttaattcgagatggctactgatgaactatgtacctagggtagggtcatagacctgtcctaattgccctacccaaggacatctctagaagaaatcacctttcaatcgacttggaggtgtttcACTCGACAGaatcgaagacactcgaccaagaagcaatcactcgaccaagatccagccactcgacggccaggagacctaaagtcactccgcgcGCTAActgtcggtcattaagtagcttttatggtcatcatagcactttattaggggcattaccagtaacgcccgaccttaatgtacttaaaaccctgcataactgagggccggaggggtcttgcgaactctatataagccacccccctcctcagtgtaaagggttcgcacccctgtgattcatacacacataatctagtcgaccgcctccgggctccgagatgtaaggctattacttcctccgagaagggcctgaacttgtaaacctcgtgtgcttacaactactccatagctaagatcttgcctctccatacctacccccctacattactgtcagacttagaaccacgacagttggcgcccactgtggggcaggtgtcttagcgatttgttggaggagttgcgatcttttccgatccaaatcatcatggtttctggcggagttttggtggagggccgcgagatccgtctaggcgcgctcacgttcatcgacGACTCCGCtgggcttcaggaggctccgctcgatgtGGATGCACTCCCTGTCcgtggggcaacgcactttcgtgcgtgcgtctgcggcgtcctcttgcggcaaccgttGACCCATTATTGGTCGgcccctgtgttgtcctccctccctgtttcctgccggcacaagcgctccggtcggtcgatacttcagcggtgggtgagacacgcggtggcacgccagtcggccacccctcaagtcgcggcgatcgagcccgatgaatccctcTATGGTCTGTTCGAcgtgtcgactggctccgtagagaccgcatccgagtgtgacagcagtgatccggcggcggaggttctgatggtcgatggaccgcgcagtcctcccggttttccccgcaccaacGGAAgcgcaggtggaggcgacccgtcgcatccccatgaggaatatctccccgagcctctcacgttgctgcaaagagaagaacttcgtcgccggaacatggatgcacttcacactcctatcattggagaaacccccgaggctcgtgccttggaggacgcgcgcctggcaaacttggctgagcgcactcgactggagaacctccagcgagcactcgacaagcgtgcgcgacaacgggttccagaatttcagtcgacgtcagctctttccgcccccacaggtatatcgaactccgattcagaatttagcagatgcagcccgtatagcagagtcgattcagccttcccagtcagaggctggcagaggcttgtagcagatcagagcgttactccgggcagcaggagaccagaattccgctgtttctcagtcgcggaacaggattcatagcagatccattgctgcagacatagtctagtcggctcatagcccaagatcgcccccgaggcgtgagggacgtggggaccggcgtgaccagtatgggaaccatgagcagtatgatcaccgattcgatcgtgacgatcgacatcgagtgcccacccctctcccgaggagtggatcgtatgtgcctcgacagcaggatgataggcgccctcatagtgttgggcgaaggattccagtcgaccccagggaaccaggctttgatgcgagatctattctcgttcaaggtttggtcgacaggaacagagctcaccgagaaggtcatgacagagatgcacctaccagcagcagagtacatgtttcggggccagagtgctttagtagagccaccagggccgctgtgattcctcccaacttcaggtgtgcgactggagtcagtaagttcactggtgagtccaagcccgatacttggcttgaagactaccgagtggctgtccagattggcggtggcaatgatgaagtggccatgacaCCTGCCTCTAATGTTGGAGGGCttggccagagcgtggctgaatcagttagcacccaacatcatttacacttgggaagatctcgcccgactgtttgtcaccacatttgaaggaacatgcaagcgaccggcagggccgacggaactgcggtcttgcgtgcagaagccgaatgaaactttgagggattacatccagagatggatcacgttacatcacatggtagagaatgtgcctgacggaactgcagtctgtgccttcaaagaaggtgtcaagtacagagaactgaatctgaaattcggtcgaaccggagacatgtctctgaatcggatgatgaagattgccactaagtacgctaatggtgaagatgaggatcgactccggagtggcaagcagctttcatcactccattcgggtgcttttgttatgttaccatgccattcggcctcaagaatgccggagccacattcatgaggatgattcagaagtgttttctcactcaaatcagtcggaatgtggaagcatacatggatgatattgtggtcaagtcacggaagggttccgacctactgactgaccttgctgaaaccttttcCAACCTCGGGatgtatgatatcaagcttaatccatcaaagtgcacattcggagttcctggcggaaagttactcggttttctcgtttccgaacggggaatcgacaccaatccagaaaaagtcagtactatactccggatgaaacgtcatgtgcgagtgcacgatgtccagaagcttactggttgcttggccgctttaagtcgattcatctctcgtctcggcaaaaaggcattacctctttaccgattgatgaagaagtcagacaagttcgagtggactcctaaagctgatgcagcgtttgcagagctcaaagctctgctctccacccagccggtgcttgctgccccaatcagcaaagagcctttgctgatttacattgcagccacgggacaagtcgtcagtacggtacttacggtcgagtgggaagaggaaggaaaaaccttcaaagttcagcgcctagtatattatgtttctgaagttttgtacccgtcgaagcaaagatatcctcattatcagaagcttgtatatgggatttatatgaccacaaagaaagttgctcactacttctctgatcattccattacagtcgtccgcgacgctccattgtcagagatcctgcacaacagagatgcaactggtcgagtggcaaaatgtgtgattgaactccttcctctagatatcaagtttgaggcaaaggaagctatcaagtcccaagcaatagcagatttcgtcgtcgagtggattgaacaacaactgccgactcaggttcactcggagcattggaccatgttcttcgacggttccaaaatgctgaatggttccggtgccggggtagtattggtcttcccccgaggagataagctcagatatgttcttcaaatccactttgattcctccaataacgaagtagaatatgaagcacttttatatgggttgcgcatggccatttcactcggcgtctgtcgcctcatggtctatggcgactcagatttggtggttaatcaagtgatgaaggagtgggacgtcagaagtctagtcatgactggttattgcaatgcggtgagaaagctggagaagaaattcgaggggttagaacttcatcacatacccccgactgaaaaatcaagcacctgatgatttggcgaaaataggttccaaaagagaaaccattcccagcaatgtgtttttggaacacatccacacaccatcagttcaggaggatcccttcactgaagaagccccacAGCCAAAATA is from Triticum aestivum cultivar Chinese Spring chromosome 3A, IWGSC CS RefSeq v2.1, whole genome shotgun sequence and encodes:
- the LOC123059424 gene encoding putative calcium-binding protein CML19 — protein: MVHAATAERFSSVFASFDRDADGKISAAELRQCMKAALGEDVSVEDAEALVASADADGDRLLNEEEFLKLLARPETEAEEERCRGLREAFAMYEVKGEGCITPASLMRMLARLGSEQGIEECRAMIRSFDLNGDGVVCFDEFKADAAYNHQLLQQHQ